The region TCAGCACTGTACAACATTTCACTGCTTGTGGTGAGTTTTTTGAGTTAGTAAAAAGGAAGTAGAATTCtattccacagctgaaactaaattttctttttcactatATAATCTCCAAATCAAGCATCAGCACAATATATACAAcactttcaaaataatttgaatataCATAAGTGCACATTGTTACAGTGTGTGCCCTTTTCCTCTATTAGATTATAATAAGAAGGTTAGCCTATCCTGTATGATTTATCTTTAATGTTTGAAAAGTATGTCTCCAGCATTTTAATCGAGCTGTTAACTGTGTAAACATAGTGACTAATTATAAATACCCACCAGAATCAGAACAATGAACTGAATGTAGTGTCATCATCCTTGAATAGCGGATTACACAAAATGACAGACTGGCCCTGCCTTACCAACcttttcaaactgttttttgtttgcttttaagaTTTTAGaacatgtttacatttttttcctaaaaagatACAGAATCTGTGATTTCCTTATGCATAGATCAGTTGCAACTGATTTCACATATTCTTGGGTACGAatgctaatatttttttttatttgtcctcTCGCACCAGAGTTCCTTAACGTTTGAGCTCTTCTCCGTCATGGTTCACTCAGGAAGTGCAGCTGGTGGCCACTACTACGCCTGCATCAAGTCCTTCAGTGATGGACAGTGGTACAGTTTTAATGACCAACATGTCAGCAAGGTAactgcacacaacaaagcagcCAGCCATTAGCCCCTGAAATTGTAAAAGAAATTGCCATTCCATGTAAGACTGCTCagttttctatcctttatttaatCAGTCTTTTAGGTCAGTGTTTCTAAATCTTTTCCTCCTCACAGCAGACACATTTGCACCATGCACACACATTTATATATCACCGGCCTGACATTAACACATAACAAAatttatttcagcatttcgtCATTTTTCATGAAGTGTGTAGTCATCTTACCCTGGCAGGAGTTGATGATCATGAAGCACTGAGCACTTGTTCAACCAGTCTCCAATgttctctttgttttttttatgccaAACTTAAAAAATCTGAACTCACACCACACGCAATTCCCACATGAAAAGTTATAGAGCGTGGCCTCTTTATCATATTTATACAACATGAAACACGACACATCACACAATTAATGTTTAaactaattaattattttgtcttttctcataTGTAGCTTTTCCAAAATTCTGTAGCACTCCCATTAATGTCAGAAGGCCCAAAGGGAAAAAATGCTGGGGTAAATAGCTGATTGAAAACTGCTTGCTCCTTAAAGTTACTTACCAGCACATTTGAAATTGTATCTTTAGTGGTCTAGTTTAGGTTTTGGGGTTATCAATTGAAATGTGGtttgttctgaattgcagatTACTCAAGATGACATTAGGAAAACATATGGTGGAACCTCAGGAACCAGAGGTTATTATTCTAGTGCCTTTGCCAGGTTAGTTGTAAATGCCTTTTCTATATGACAGGTTTATGGACTCCTGGAAAGctgtgtttgaaatgtttttgacacttcagttttgttttcttattaatacattattattcTATGAATCCCATATACTGTTTATTTGGTAGAGGGATTAACCTTGAATTAAACATCAACATCAGTAGCTGAAGCTAATTTTTTAACAGTGTCGCCAAACTTTTACTGAATAGTAGTTTCTTCAGACTGAATAATCAACCTTTTTTCCAATTTCAATAGTTCTACAAATGCGTATATGCTGATCTACAGACTAAAGGATCCTTCAAGGAATGCAAGTAAGTTATTGAAAAAGAGCCACTTTCGATATTTGTGGTGTTATACCACTGATTTGTATAATTGTAGCATCACATTTTTCTCTCAAATGAAGAGGAGgctagtgcaaaaaaaaaagctatcgTATGTTTCAAGGCATGTATAGCTAACAAAATGGTTGGATCAGTACTGCTTCTTGTCATCTGTTTTCAcgttaacattttattattgatGATGTTTGACTGCGTAGAGTATTTGGAGGTTCAAGACTTCCCTGCCCATATAACGCGTCTAGTGCAGAAGGAGAAGGATCTGGAGGAGCAGGAAAAGAAGCAACGTGAAATAGAACGCAACACATGCAAGGTATGAGGCCCTTGCTAGACGTGGCTGGCTGCCATGTTTTACCTGTGTCAAGAGAGATTcctatttataataaaataggAAGAATAATAGAAATACCTTCTTTTGCACTTATATTttcataaccttttttttttctccacatagATTAAGCTGTTTTGCATGCACCCAGTGAAGATGCTTATGATGGAAAACAGACTCGAGGTTCACAAGGATAAGACACTGAAGGAAGCTGTTGAAATTGCATACAAGGTACAGAAAGTATCTAGAACTACATAAGTCTTTAATGATAGTATTTCATGCAATTGTTTGGTGGTATTCTAAAGTGAAATATGGAttcgtgtttttatttttaacatttgatgCAGAACACGCACATTTCTGTAGTATCAATTgcaactttcatttttttcctttaaaaatatgtaGTATGTCATAATGGGTGTTTTGCCACACACGTGAAATAGCAAGACCTAAGTAACATTTTCCATAATTTGTAGCCATGCACACTTCAAAAATACACCGTAAACCAGGGAACCTCCTCGGAAGATGCATATATACATCACTTTCTCTGGTCACAGTAAGTTATGCGAAGTTGATGTGCCCTGAAACAACTGTCCATGGCTTCTAGTCTTAATGGTGTGTTTGcaaaaggaaaaattaaaagtCTCTTTAGAGACACTTCGCCTCCCAGCATAGTGAACCAGAAACAGCTGATGTTAATACCCGTAAGTCATAGGTGTTAATAAACATTGATATGTTTCAACACAATATCATGTCGTGGATTTCTAGTCAAAGTGAGTATTAACAATAAATCTTCTCTTTAATATTGTGTACAGAATGTTCACAGATTGAACATTTGTGTTCCTTTGTTGCTTTAATTTTGTCCTTTTTCTTATGTGAAGCTCATGGACCTGGATGGGATAGTTCCCCTGAACTGCTGCCGCCTTGTTAAATACGATGAATTCCATGAGTATCTGGAGAGGTCATATGAAGGAGAGGAGGATACTCCAATGGGCCTTCTCCTGGGTGGAGTGAAGTCATCCTACATGTTTGACTTATTACTGGAAACAAGGAGGCCAGAACAAGTCTTCCAGCCATACAAACCAGGAGGTGAAAATTAGTCTCAAACACTGCTTTGCTTGCTTCCAGTTAGAAAATCAAGCTGCGGTTTTTCTGGCCTGCAATACGTACTGTGACCACAAGATGTCCTATTGTGTTTAGAACTGAATTATACCAATTTGCTCCATCAGCATTTGGTATAGACTTGCTAAATAGAAATAGACTTGCTGGTTGATATTTCTCTCATAAATCTATAGCTTTCTACAAATATCCTTGATTGCACCTGATAATATTTTTAGGAGCAAGCCAAATCTATGTCACGCTGTTTACAGCAGATGACATACTGAAGTTGTCTGAATGGTTTGGTTAAATCAGTGACTCATAGCCTCTCTTGCACACATAACAGGCCTGTTTAGCTTAGTCAGAATGCTGTAATGCACATATTGCCCATACATAGATGCACAGTCAAGCTATGGTGTTAAAGAAGTTCTGTACCCATTGATCCATTTCTTCTTGATTGTGGATCCTCGTTGAAATCAGCTGCTTTGGGTCTTGTATTCCTCGCAGAGGTGATGGTGAAAGTGCATGTTGTTGATCTGAAGACTGAGGTGATAGCCTCTCCTGTCAGTGTCAGAGCTTACCTGAACCAGACCGTCACAGAGTTCAAACAGCTAATATCACAGGTAGGAGATTCATTGATATGATGTCCAATCGTTTGTCTTGCATAAAACAAatggtttaatgtttttttatttttaatgtattgatgatgatgatatacCTCTCATGAGTAATGTGTGTGACGTGAATTCACACGTTGTACAAGCTATAAAACTTAATGGAGCTATTTCTCTCTCCAGAAAATTCTTATAGGTTATTTGGACAAACTGTGATAGAGTTTAATGGTGATCTTGTAGGGTAGGCAAGATGTTAAATTGttcacaaaatgtataataatactGAATACGTTAACCATTATGTCATAATTCAAATGCAAATACTGTTTCTGTTTGATAGGCAACTGGGCTCTCAGCTGAAACTATGCGCATAGTACTGGAGCGTTGCTATAATGACTTAAGGCTCCTCTATGTACCTAACAAGACACTGAAAGCAGAGGGGTTCTTCAGGAGTAACAAGGTCAGTCCATTTGTTTACataacagtacagcacagtaagtggtgaaatatttccatattaaatttaggaatcagaatttttttgttgaaaatacCTATGTACTTCTGCTCTTAAAACAATTTTTGCTGTCCATCTGGGCTAATTCATCAGATTTAGCTGCCTTAAGTGTTTGAAGATGCTGTCTTCTGAGTGCATCGTTAGATCATCGCTCTCTCTGTTGTGGCTCAGCTgctgttttgttattgtttttatgtagAATTGTTGAAGTGTCAGTGACCTGAGGAAATAGTTTCTCATCAGGTGGTGaaagcatatatatatagttacaGATGTGTTTCAATGTCATAATTTCTAATTTGAATAAATGGTTAAATTTTGCTAGTAAAGCTTCTAATAGTTTTTAGCCATAAAGTCAGCAAAGTaatgaaaaatgattaaaagaatCAGCAAATATATTTAGCAGAATGAAGTTCTGGAAagtaatattttgtttgttaattTCAGGTTTTTGTCGAAAGCTCCGATTCAACAGATCATCAAGTCACTTTCACGGATTCACTTTTATGGAAGCTGCTTGACCGCCATGGAAACACTATTAGACTGTTTGTTTCATTGCCTGAGCAATCTCCAGGTTCCCATGCAAGCAGAACTCTTTGCCAAAAAGGTGGTGGAGATTCAGGCCATTTGGAAGACAACTTTGAAATGGTAAAGGGCAACAGAAAATCGGTGGAGGCCATTTTGGAGGAAAGCACAGAGAAACTGAAAAACCTGTCTCTCCAACAGCAGCAGGGAGGAGGGAACGGAGACAGCCTCAAAAGCTCAGATGCTAGTGACTTTGAACACATTGAGTCACCCTCACAGGAGGCCGACTCTTCAATGTCAGTAGACAACAGAGAGCTGGAGAACCGGATTCAGACCTCGGATCCAGAGAACAACTTTCAGTCAGAAGAGCGTTCCGACTCGGATATAAACAACGATCGCAGTACCAGCTCGGTGGACAGCGATATCCTCAGCTCCAGCCACAGCAGTGACACGTTGTGCAATGCTGACAATGCCCCCATCCCCTTAGCCAATGGCCTTGACTCTCACAGCATCACCTGCAGTCGGAGGTCAAAAGCgaatgagggaaaaaaagagacGTGGGACACAGCAGAGGAGGATTCTGGGACAGACAGCGAGTATGATGAGAATGGCAAGAATAAAGGAGAGACCCAGTACATGTACTTCAGAGCAGAGCCATATTCTGCAGATGAAAGCTCTGgagaaagacaaaaatgtaTGTCTCTCCATATAATCTTCAGGGGCTGAAAAGAAGTGATTCTTATGGGTTGTTTTGGATTCCTGGGGAAGAGCTGCTAATATTCTAGGGGAATAAAATGTTGTAATTGAATAAAATACTGTTCTGTAGAGTTCTTTTTCCATTCAGCATCTGTTTAAGCACAGTTAATTAAGTTATGAAAAAAGCTGACAAAGGAAAGGTAAAttttaaagataaattataAGGAAAAAGACATAATTTGGTTGGTTTTTCAAATTCTGTTGTTGCTGTATGGTGTAATTAGCCGTATTAATAGATTTATTAATgtcattttaagaaatgttttttaatactTTGAGCCTTTAATCAAAACctgatttaaaatacaatatgactttgtattttgtatgttaTAAACGTTTCTTCATAGTGATTGTGTTAGTAAAATTGCATGTGAATACTATTTAAGTTTAGTCTGATTTTGCttgtttaaatacttttaatttGTAGTGCACTCAGAGTACACAGTGGTGCTGGAATCGTTGTTTATATCCTTGTCAGAGTTCTCTTCTAACAGAGTCGGTCTTTTAATATGTGATGAAATGTCTTGTAGGTCTGTTGGTCCATGTTGATAAAAGAATCACACTTGTGGCATTTAAACAAAATTTGGAGCCATTTGTGGGAGTTCCATCCTCTCAATTCAAGGTCTTCCGGGTCTATGCCAACAACCAGGAGTTTGAGAGTGTGCGACTCAATGAAAcactttcttcattttcagaTGATAATAAGGTGAGTGACTTTGAAAGTTGTCAGTTTTGAGTGCGACGTCTCAGCGTtttgtgtttcagaaaaaatGCCTCATAGACGACCCTGTTTTCTTTTGACACAGATAACAATAAGGTTAGGAAGAGCACTGAAAAAGGGGGAGTATCGAGTTAAAGTTTACCAGCTTCTGGTGAATGATCCAGAGGTAAGCACTGAACAGAAAAGGATTCCTTTTTGATGACTTATCACTGTATCACTACAGCATTGAAAATGTGtgccagctgtttttttagtCGGGACAAGtgactaaaatatttttagctcTCCTGGCACTTTACACTGATTACTAGTAATGTTTTATAGTAAGGGAAATTTACCTTATGAAGTTGAatactttaaacatttttttaatgtgccaCATGTATTGTTTTCCACACCTGAATTCAGCCTTGCAAGTTTTTAGTGGATGCAGTATTTGCTAAAGGAATGACAGTCCGGCAGTCTAAAGAGGAGCTTTTGCCTCAGCTCAGGGATCTTTGCAGACTGGATCTCAGCATTGACAGGTGAGTAATATtgcacagaaacagaaaaacgtTTAGGAAAGACAGggggaaaaataatttatacagCAGATTTTTCGGTAAGTAGTCTGCAGTCTTGTTTTGGAGATATTTTTAAGTGGCAGATGACTTAAGAAATAGACTTCTTTTAATATATCGGTTTGTCTTTTGCCACAGGAAAAGATTTTTCCAGAACTGCTGCCCTGTCCAATGCCAGTACAGATGAAAGCATATTTGCTTCTTGCTCACAGTGACACTGGCTGCATAAAAAACTTGCCTTAGTCCAAGACAAAAGCACTATTTTTTAACCTGTCCAGCAGGAATTGACTCATTGATTTTGCTATTATGttggttattatttaaaatgtcatttttaaacgAAATAACTTTCATGTTAAATGATAATtgcattgttttacattttatgcaTGTTAGATATGTAAAAAGTTTCTTTATGTACAGTTACTAAGAGTCACACCTgtgacctttttaaaaatagagaCCCCGAGATatggaacaacaacaacaataaaaaatgtatcatCTACAtccttttattataatttctctgatatataaataaaaagtcttaaaggAATGTGTTATATACCTGTAACATTATTTTTCCACAGGTTTCGTCTGAGGAAGAAAACCTGGAAGAATCCTGGAACAGTATTTCTGGACTATCATGTTTATGAGGAAGACATAAACATCTCTAGTAACTGGGAAGTCTTCCTTGAAGTTCTTGATGGTAATTGTTTCTATTAGTGCATTAGTAAAATTTTAAACTGCATTTACAGTTTATAACTCTAAAATATTTGCTGTTGTTCTTTGTAACTGGGGGGTTAGTCTAGCCAACAAGTTATTATAATTGTGTATAATTATGAAAAGGGTAATTTATACAGCGTATTTATTAGACCTTTTATTCAGTTGCATTTAGCTGCTTGAAAGCTATTGATATTGTAGAGCCAATACAAAGCTAAATCTTTTTAGTCTGAAACATAGAAAGTTACTAGATTAAAGCATTCAAATCATGAGAGGCCATTCATCTACACAGCTTAATGGATTTTTTCCAAAGTAGTAACAGTAGGAACTGGCCATTCATAACAGAAGACACACTTGAAAACAAGCAAGAGATGTTGAATTTCTAACCTTGTGTTCTGACTTCTGACTCATGAGTGTTTTTGTTGATCCTGTAGGCTCTGTGAGCTCTCTATCGGCTGCCTGTTTGGGTGATCGCATAATAAAGAGTTTGAAATTCACCTCCCCAGTGCTTCTTGTCACGCCAGGGTGTCTTCTCCGCGCTGTGTTGCACACCTACAGTAGCTGTTGCTCTGTCCTTTCACACTCCCTGCAGAACCGGAGAGGATGAAATCGATGTCTCAGCTCGCAGTGCTGACGCGGCGATGGAGTCCTGCGCAGATGAAGTTAGAGCCGTTCCGGGAGGCGGTTCTGGAGAGCAGCAGTGTTGatgaactgaaagaaaaagtgAGCTGccacattttagcatttcagtCCCCTTGCCTTAAGACTGAATTATATAAggaatgtataaatatattttgcatttgtgGTAGACACTCTGTTGCCGTTTGAATTTGCATCCACGCTTTTTGATTGTTTACTTCAgactaaattaatattttatcacTGATAATGGAATCCTTACACCTTCTCATACAGGCAAACACTGTTAAACTGTCTTAAGTAACAACTGTTTATTCCTGTATTTCCACCACTTGTGGTGGTTTAGTGAACTTGCAATgtcttgtttttcagctcagtGAAATAAGTGGAATTCCTCTAGAAAATGTAGAATTTGCAAaggtaatatatttttttttacattttaaaatgttactttgtgTTTGTTGATGTAAAACAGTAGAATTCtatgaatattgtttttcatctgttattaaaaaaaaaagaaaaaatgctttgGTTAAAcagctctattttgtttttctgcttatTTCTTGTATTTCTGTATTAAAGGGCAGAGGAACATTTCCATGTGACATCTCAGTACTGGAGATTCATCAGGATTTGGATTGGAATCCTAAAGTTTCAACTTTGAACGTCTGGCCTCTCTACATCTGTGATGATGGTGCCGTTGTCTTTTACAGGTAAAACACTGCTATAGATATAGTGCAAAACATATGACTTCATGTAGAGTTCAGAATTTACATCGTTAGCTTAAGCTCTCAGTCTGACTTAATGTCCATAATACAACCAATAATTTCTTACAGCCTTTAACTTAATTGAAATGCATATACACACATACATAGAGTAGCAGATTTATGTATTGATACCCTTCATCTCCAACAATGTTGTTTGCTAATTTATTAAgcttaatacagtataattttagACTGTACTTAAAACTATACTTATATTTTAAACCAGTGTCTCTTCCATGTTTGTGGAAAACACATTTAGGAAGTGGTAGTTCATTTCCTGTGCATATGCAATTTAAATTACAGGgtgtgaaaatatatttctataacATCCTACATTTATTACCTAACATTTTCAGTCAAAAGCTAAATTATGCTTTGCCCATTTATAAATGTATGCTGAACCTTTAAGGTAAATCCTTTATGTTCATgcaaacatatatttttaaaacataagtaTGCTTACAGAAAAGGAGGGAATTTAGTTTTTTCTGGCTGTCAGACAAACCATTTGTGTAAAGAGACACCCACTCTGGAGTAGCTCATTCTGGCTTACCTAAAGATCCCCCTTAATTCATTTGGTGAAGCATTTGTGGTGCCATGAATCAACCAGATAGctcctatactgtacataaaatgcTTTAGAATGGAAAGCCATTGAAAATGCATTTTGCATGCCAAAAACCTAGGAAGAACAATCATCCTCAAacagacccctgtggtactCATTACATTGCTCCATTTTGAGCATTTAAGCCTTATTTAATAAACCCTTATGTTTAAAGTTGATCTTATAAATTAGCCTTAATTAGCATTTCCCTAGCCTTACATGTAATAAGATTTTTTGGTTTATAATTAGTCTAGTTTTCTGCCCTTTGTATGGATGAGTGCTGCATTACCCTATCTTACTATTACCCTGTTTTGCTTCTTTAAGTACAATTGTTAGAGTACCATCAGGATCTGGAGATTTATCTTAAATGCTTCTAAAGCTTGTGAAATTTGTCTCTATTGTGCTGAAGTGATATATTGCTAATCTCTTTCCTCCTACTACAGTTTCATTGTTTAAATTTAGTGGTTGTCACTAATGTCTGTTAATcaagtcacatttttgtatcttTCCTTTGGAAGTATAAATGTATGATGTCTCATGAATTATTAGGtattaatacaaaatatgatTCCTGTAATCATAAGGATTATTATCTGTATTGTGAGATTTTCTGTCATATCACCTATAGTGTTTACTCTTGAAAATTGTAAAGTGGTGTTTGAATATGTAAAGTTGTCATGTTGTTTTGTAATTCTTTAATACATCTGTAACTCATTCAGAAGGTAATCCTACTGCATTCAGTAGTTTGTAATTAGTCTTGCATTTAGAATCTGTCCTGTGAGGTTGTATGTTTTAGTCAGAGCAATGCAGTTAAGTCTAGAGATGCTCATAgctctcattttttaaatttagagaCAAGTCAGAGGAACTCATGGAGCTATCAGATGAAGAGAGAAATGAGCTCATGAAAAAGGAAAGCAGCCGTCTGCTGAAGACAGGTCACCGAGTAAACTACTCACCTCGCAAAGAGAAAGCACTGAAGATCTATTTGGATGGTGCACCAAATAAAGACTCAGGCCAAGACTGAAGCTGGCTCTGTTCTCTGGAGTAGAACTCTATAGCTGGCTGCCTGTGGCTATGTAGCATCACCATAGCAGGAATCTTGTTTTGGTGTTAAAACAATACCACCAGTGCTGTATGGCTGATTGCCCACTACTCAGAGCCCTCGCGGTGTAATATGGCTCAGAATAAAGTTGTGCACTATAGTTAATTGTACTGTAAAGTTTAAAGGGAATAGCAAAAGATAAATCAGATAACCTAAAAGAAAACTACATTGAGGATAAAGTAAACAGATGGGTGCACATACTGAGTAGAACAGCTAGGCCTGAACTGGTATTGCTTAGCTTAGTCAGAGCTCTGCAGAGGCCTGAGAAAGAGCCATTCTTTCACACTTGTGCACATTTACCtcatttaattatataaaaaacaattgtatCATAACTTAGTTGAAACTAACCCCAATGATGTCAAAGATAAATCAAAAAGAAATGCTGAGAACAGCTATCTTCCATTCgttcaatattattttaatacaaattatGGGTTGTACCATTCTGGAAAATCAGAAATGTTAAGTGTTCACATACATGATTTCCAATCTTCCTTATTTTGATCAAATTTTGATTCTGGAAATTGAGAAGTATGGGTGTTCATATCCAAAGTTTCCAATTTTACTTATTTTGATCAAATTTTCATTCTGTAAAATGAGAAGTGTAGGTGTTCAGATCCAAGATTTCCAATCTTCCTTACTTTGATCAAACATTAATTGTTGGATGATTTTCAGACTTGGAGTTGAGCAATCTAGTGCTTTCCATCAGCCTTTCTGAGATTGACAGTGTGTATATGTCTGTATGTAAATATCTTTCCATTTGTTGCAGTCCTACTAAATCTGACTTCTCTACCCATCAGTCTCCTAAATTCTGAACGATACTGTGTAATTTTAAATCTACTTGTttatttcatacattttcttttggttGGTACATATTAGTTCTCATACTCCCAAGGCTGCTTGGcttttttgtaaattattttgtctAAGACTTAATGAATGTTAGGTCTGAATTATATGGCACAGGTTTTAATTTTTGTCTGTATTTAACCATCTTTTGTGTATGTAGATAAGTTTTTTTCCCTCTGCACAACAACATAGTATACACATCCcttgaggtgaaaaatgtttCATGGTGTGCGTTTGGGAAGCCCGCTTGAAATGCCCTAATTACAGATAGGGTGCATTGAAAAGCAGGTTTGGCTTTGCTGCACAGTTTTACACTGATAGAGCAGGTGTGCATAGTGTGAAAGCACTGCCTAATTTATTAAACGCAACAAATCACAAAAGAGAAGTGTGGTTTTTGGAAGGTGTCTCATGCTGTTGCAAGCTGTTTACAGTAGACATGCCAATAAAAagtttattatgttttattgttttgagttttaaatCGTGTGAACATAGAAGAGATGATTTTAGAATGGAATTAAAAGGCTTTTTTCATAATTGCAGCATTTTgtcataaattaatatatttacatctaCAAAAATTTAGCTGTATTACCAGTCAAGTCTTTTTTCAGAATAGTAGGAAATCATATTTGAAATTCAAAAGAATCTTGAGTTTAGACTATTACATCTATTTATATGATCCCAGCTCATTCCAGATATTATTCCTTATTATGGAAACCTTCAAACACATGCAGCAGACAAGAGTATATTATTGCAACAGAAATAGGAGAAAAATGTAAAGatctttcatgtttttaatttctattcaagcaaggtacagtatatcactgcaAAATGGAACTGAAGTGATGCAGGCAACAATATTCTCAACTTTAAAGATCAACTTTAAAACACTTAATATTTTGGTGGGTTTTAAttcttttagattttgtgtaagTGTCCAATTGGATAGTACAGAAACAATGgtgatgtttattttccttattacatttttttaaagtaattattttCTGGTTCCCTcaaaaaaatgatttctttGATAAAATGTATCCCTTTTTCCCCCCCAGAGTAAACAAATGTAACAGCAGTTTGTTTCTATCGGTCTGTCACCAGCACACAGTAACCACAATTGAAATGTGTATTTATAATATGCAGTAATACATTTGTAAGTAATAAGTTTGGACGGATTAAAGAAAAGCAACACAGAGAAGTGGATGGTCCTGAACTTGTATCTTAGAGTATATTTTACAAAGAGTAATTTAAGATGACATTTTTCCACAATTTAGCAGAACCCTTGAACTAGGCTAAGGATATAAACACAACTGATATGAGAATATTTGGTCTTATAAGTTGGAACAACTGAATAAAAGATGAagcatatgtatatattttattaaccaGAATCACTTCTGACTAGACTGTAAAGAGTATTTTTACGCAGGATTCTGAAGCCTGTTCCAGCACTTCTGGTTAATTTAAATGTCTATCTCTGAATTATCTTTCTTCGTTTGAAGAGTTTCTGCGTCTTTCACAAAGGGAGCCCCGTCTgccaagaaaaaataacaaccaTGATTGACTAAAGTGAGCAATAGGCTGGTCACTAATGAGTTTGTATTTGAACCGCatgcttattaaaaaaaaaaaacacctgtcaCTCTTGTAAAATATGTCACTTGATTGCTTGGACAAGCAGATGCTAATTTTAGACGCCACATCACAATGTCATAATCGTGTAATTGCAGCATTATCTTACTGTAGATGTAATTACAATTAAACAATAAgcattggtactgtatatactctctAAAGTTGAATATACAAATTTAAACCTAAATTACAGAATTTTTACTGTGTAATTATTTCCTTCTGCTCTGAATACAATTAAACAATAAGTACTTGTATTTACCCACAAAATGAATCAACTAATTACTTAGTTGTACTACTGTGAAATAGTTACAGGGTTTTGATCAATGTAGTGCATCTCAAATTAATGAATGGCAACATCTCCATCTCAGGCCTAATGTGCTCACCATATACATGCTTCAGATTTCATTATATTAATGACAAGTTTAAAAAGAGCAGCTGCTTTTCTGTAGTTACAGTAACAGCATGATAATTCTGCCAAGTATA is a window of Lepisosteus oculatus isolate fLepOcu1 chromosome 21, fLepOcu1.hap2, whole genome shotgun sequence DNA encoding:
- the usp47 gene encoding ubiquitin carboxyl-terminal hydrolase 47 isoform X4, translating into MEMVPSEENQLVPKEIENAADEPRVLCIIQDTTSAKSVNEKLTFNLPASTPLRKLFEDVASKAGYVNGTFDLTWGSGTDMAPLDHSSDSSLAESGFEPGKKNFLHLTDKDGEQPQIASDESGTADSSGLDDSSQDRFIGPLPRDCTVGCSSDYSSPSYSYSSILSKSETGYVGLVNQAMTCYLNSLLQTLFMTPEFRNALYNWEFEESEEDPVTSIPYQLQRLFVLLQTSKKRAIETTDVTRSFGWDSSEAWQQHDVQELCRVMFDALEQKWKQTEQADLINQLYQGKLKDYVRCLECGYESWRIDTYLDIPLVIRPYGSNQAFGSVEEALQAFIQPETLDGPNQYFCERCKKKCDARKGLRFLHFPYLLTLQLKRFDFDYTTMHRIKLNDRMTFPEELDMSPFIDVEDEKSPQTESCTDSGAENEGSCHSDQMSNDFSNDDGVDEGICLENTSSTERSLKSKSSLTFELFSVMVHSGSAAGGHYYACIKSFSDGQWYSFNDQHVSKITQDDIRKTYGGTSGTRGYYSSAFASSTNAYMLIYRLKDPSRNAKYLEVQDFPAHITRLVQKEKDLEEQEKKQREIERNTCKIKLFCMHPVKMLMMENRLEVHKDKTLKEAVEIAYKLMDLDGIVPLNCCRLVKYDEFHEYLERSYEGEEDTPMGLLLGGVKSSYMFDLLLETRRPEQVFQPYKPGEVMVKVHVVDLKTEVIASPVSVRAYLNQTVTEFKQLISQATGLSAETMRIVLERCYNDLRLLYVPNKTLKAEGFFRSNKVFVESSDSTDHQVTFTDSLLWKLLDRHGNTIRLFVSLPEQSPGSHASRTLCQKGGGDSGHLEDNFEMVKGNRKSVEAILEESTEKLKNLSLQQQQGGGNGDSLKSSDASDFEHIESPSQEADSSMSVDNRELENRIQTSDPENNFQSEERSDSDINNDRSTSSVDSDILSSSHSSDTLCNADNAPIPLANGLDSHSITCSRRSKANEGKKETWDTAEEDSGTDSEYDENGKNKGETQYMYFRAEPYSADESSGERQKCLLVHVDKRITLVAFKQNLEPFVGVPSSQFKVFRVYANNQEFESVRLNETLSSFSDDNKITIRLGRALKKGEYRVKVYQLLVNDPEPCKFLVDAVFAKGMTVRQSKEELLPQLRDLCRLDLSIDRFRLRKKTWKNPGTVFLDYHVYEEDINISSNWEVFLEVLDEPERMKSMSQLAVLTRRWSPAQMKLEPFREAVLESSSVDELKEKLSEISGIPLENVEFAKGRGTFPCDISVLEIHQDLDWNPKVSTLNVWPLYICDDGAVVFYRDKSEELMELSDEERNELMKKESSRLLKTGHRVNYSPRKEKALKIYLDGAPNKDSGQD